From Acidihalobacter aeolianus, a single genomic window includes:
- a CDS encoding antitoxin MazE family protein, translated as MSTVNSRVQKHRESLRKAGLRPVQLWVPDTRRRGFAAACRRQCLLATRTDAEDAELQQLMNESVSDLEGWAE; from the coding sequence ATGAGCACGGTTAATTCACGCGTACAAAAACATCGGGAGTCGCTGCGCAAGGCGGGCTTGCGGCCGGTTCAGTTATGGGTCCCCGATACCCGTCGAAGAGGATTTGCTGCAGCGTGTCGGCGTCAATGCCTGCTGGCCACCAGAACAGATGCTGAAGATGCAGAGCTGCAGCAGCTCATGAATGAAAGCGTGTCCGACCTGGAAGGCTGGGCCGAGTGA